Proteins from one Deinococcus sp. AB2017081 genomic window:
- a CDS encoding peroxiredoxin produces the protein MTTAPATLVGQPAPDFTLPASTGQNITLSSYRGHQHVVLVFYPLDFSPVCSMQLPEYSGRQDDFADAGAVVLGVNRDSVHAHKAWAAEYGIEVPLLADMKLDVARQYGVAIDERGISGRAIFVIDRSGVVRYQHVEETTGAYTVRPEAVLAKLREL, from the coding sequence ATGACCACTGCGCCCGCCACCCTTGTCGGCCAGCCTGCGCCCGACTTCACGCTGCCCGCGTCGACCGGGCAGAACATCACGCTCAGCTCGTACCGGGGGCATCAGCACGTGGTGCTGGTGTTCTATCCGCTGGATTTCAGCCCGGTGTGCAGCATGCAGCTGCCCGAGTATTCCGGCCGCCAGGACGACTTCGCCGATGCCGGCGCGGTCGTGCTGGGCGTGAACCGCGACTCGGTGCATGCCCACAAGGCCTGGGCCGCCGAGTACGGCATCGAGGTGCCCCTGCTGGCCGACATGAAGCTGGATGTGGCCCGGCAGTACGGCGTCGCCATCGACGAGCGCGGCATCAGTGGCCGGGCGATCTTCGTGATCGACCGCAGCGGCGTCGTGCGCTACCAGCACGTTGAGGAGACGACAGGCGCGTACACGGTGCGCCCCGAAGCGGTGCTCGCGAAGCTCCGCGAACTGTAG